The DNA sequence TGCCAGCGCCTGGCACTCCACGTCCCGCCCGATCGCCACCAGCTGGTCCGGGGTGACCTCGTGCCCCACCCGCTCGACCTCCTGCTCGATGATCGGGCCCTCGTCCAGGTCCGCCGTCACGTAGTGCGCGGTCGCACCGATCAGCTTCACGCCCCGCGCGTGCGCCTGGTGGTACGGCTTCGCGCCCTTGAAGCTCGGCAGGAACGAGTGGTGGATGTTGATGATCCGCCCGCTCAGCTCCTTGCACAGGGTGTCCGACAGCACCTGCATGTACCGCGCGAGGACCACGAGGTCGACCTGCTCGGCCCGCACCAGTTCCAGCAGCCGCGCCTCCGCCGCCGCCTTCGTGTCCTTCGTCACCGGGATGTGCACGAACGGGACCCCGTAGGAGCCGACCAGTTCCTCGAAGTCGGTGTGGTTCGACACCACCGCCGCGATCTCCACCGGCAGCGCACCGATCCGGTGGCGGA is a window from the Streptomyces sp. NBC_01244 genome containing:
- the purU gene encoding formyltetrahydrofolate deformylase; translated protein: MSDDPQPQAPQQYVLTLSCPDKQGIVHAVSSYLFMTGCNIEDSQQFGDRDTGLFFMRVHFAADAPVTVEKLRASFAAIGDSFRMDWQIHRSDERMRIVLMVSKFGHCLNDLLFRHRIGALPVEIAAVVSNHTDFEELVGSYGVPFVHIPVTKDTKAAAEARLLELVRAEQVDLVVLARYMQVLSDTLCKELSGRIINIHHSFLPSFKGAKPYHQAHARGVKLIGATAHYVTADLDEGPIIEQEVERVGHEVTPDQLVAIGRDVECQALARAVKWHSEHRVLLNGTRTVVFT